The following nucleotide sequence is from Aspergillus nidulans FGSC A4 chromosome I.
GGAGCCATTCTAGTCAATGACCAAACGCGGACCGACCCATCAGAGCCACCGGTGACCAAAGTATCGCCGCTCATCTGCAGTTGCCCAACCAACGACGTATGACCCTGGAGGATAGCATGACACTGGCCAGTATTTGGGTCCCAGATTCGAACGCTGGTGTCAAGACTGCCAGTCGCGATACGGCGGCCATCAAAGGCAATCGCATAGATTTGACTAAAATGACCAGATAGTGCTCGCAGAAAACGCCCCTCCGATATGCTCCAAACGCGCGCTGTGGTATCATAGCTTCCAGAAACAACGATATCTCCGTGAACAGCCAGACACCTGACACTGGCCTGGTGACCAACCAGAACAGAGCGGCACGTACCTGTCCTCAGATCCCATATCCGCAGCGTAGTATCTCTCGAGCCGGAAATGGCCGTGTTCTTATCTGACATTTTCAGGCAACGCACTGTCGACGTATGGCCGCGTAGTAGATAGATCGATTCGCCGGTGGCCATGTTCCATACTCTCACTTCCCGGTCACAACCACCGCTGACCAGAATGTTGTCCCAGGGAACCATAGCCCAAACGCCCATCACATGTCCTTCGAGTGTTTTCTGGTTTTCTCCGTTGGTGTCATACACATGGATTTTAGCATTGTCCAGCGAAGCCACGATGTATTTGGGAGTAAGATGCAGACTTGTTACTACGCCCTGGTCGGGCGAGATATGTCGCTGGGTGCATCTGCCGCCCTTACTCCACGCCGATTCAATCATATATTTCTGTTTGAAATGGTATTTGTAAGAAAGAGGCCGAACTCGACGTTTCCTCGTCTGTATGCTCGAAGATGCAATCCAATCTCCAGATAACGACCGAGGGATATCTGCAAAACCATCCCGGGACTGAATCGTGGCACTATTAGGTCTCCTTTGTAGCCCGCTCAAGGAGTTCGTGCGGTGGTTATGAATGGACTCAATGATATCCTGATTATCTTCTGCAGGTCGCCGATGGGTGAACGCATGTTTCTCGCAGAGATTCTTCCAGGTGATATCGTCCTCCAACAGTGCGTGCCATCGTTTCGATACTTGTGATGCTCGCGCCAAAGTCTTTGGGTCCTCAACAAAGGAGAGAACCTACTCAGAAGCACAGTGTCAGTGTTCGCGAGTCGCGTAGTGCAAGACGGCGGCCAACTCACTCTTAAAGATATCTCCGTTGGAAAGACGCGAAACGGATCTTTTCGTAGGCGGGGAGCGACATAGCTCGAGACAAAACTAAgttgctggctgctgcataGACTAAGGATAGCTTCCAAGTACTGTTGCCTTCGAGGCCCGGACAAAGACTCGAAAAACTTGGTGTTCAAAAGCAAcgcatcctcttcctgttcAGGCGCTCGCCAAGAGGGTAGTCGCTGGTGGGGAGTAGGACTGGGAGCCGGGGTCGGAGGAGATGCAGGCGCCGACGGGAGGAGATTAGGGGGAATAGAGGTGCAAGGTTTATCGGAGGGAGGTATCGCTTTCGAGTGTGAGCCCATTCCGCTTACCATCAGAGGATCTGACGTTCGCCGAATGCCCATAAATGTTTGCGCAACAAAGAGAATGTCATCCACCAGACCGTTCCCGCAAGCTTCACGGTGAACGTCGTAATATCCGGCTCCGTCGGAGATCTGCACGGTTCATGGATTTTCGGAACGAGCGAGTCAGAATGAATAACGGACTTCTGTTGAAAAATCGAAGCGCCtaaagagaggaggaaagcgGAAGTGGATAGACGGCGACACTTGGTTGGTTGGTTGGCTggtggttggtggtgagaaAGACTGCTGGCAGAAGGTTCAGCTGGCTGGGAGAGCAAAGCGATAGTCCGGAGAATAATAGGGGGCAGCAAAGACCGCAGGCTGGAAAAAGGGGACGAAAACAGAGAAGGGGATGAATAAACATATAATGAACAGAAAGAAAATGGATTCaacaaggaagaggagaaagcagaaggaagaaggaataTTGAGAGATGCAGTAGTGAAGCCCACGAGGGGAGTCGACGCAACGGAAACGCAGGCTTGATTTCAAAGAGTCTCGATCGAGCAGCATCAGAGTCCAAGTCAGGTGCTGGCCCGCGGCCATGGCCGTCTCCAGCTGGGTGGGCCTTCCAACGGTCACTGTGATTAGCCAGTGAGGCGCTCCACAGAGTCGAGACG
It contains:
- a CDS encoding F-box/WD repeat-containing protein (transcript_id=CADANIAT00006785) gives rise to the protein MGSHSKAIPPSDKPCTSIPPNLLPSAPASPPTPAPSPTPHQRLPSWRAPEQEEDALLLNTKFFESLSGPRRQQYLEAILSLCSSQQLSFVSSYVAPRLRKDPFRVFPTEISLRVLSFVEDPKTLARASQVSKRWHALLEDDITWKNLCEKHAFTHRRPAEDNQDIIESIHNHRTNSLSGLQRRPNSATIQSRDGFADIPRSLSGDWIASSSIQTRKRRVRPLSYKYHFKQKYMIESAWSKGGRCTQRHISPDQGVVTSLHLTPKYIVASLDNAKIHVYDTNGENQKTLEGHVMGVWAMVPWDNILVSGGCDREVRVWNMATGESIYLLRGHTSTVRCLKMSDKNTAISGSRDTTLRIWDLRTGTCRSVLVGHQASVRCLAVHGDIVVSGSYDTTARVWSISEGRFLRALSGHFSQIYAIAFDGRRIATGSLDTSVRIWDPNTGQCHAILQGHTSLVGQLQMSGDTLVTGGSDGSVRVWSLTRMAPIHRLAAHDNSVTSLQFDNNRIVSGGSDGRVKVWCLRTGQLLRELSTPSDTVWRVTFEEEKAVIMSSRSGRTVMEVWSFSPPPEDTEFDAATIGASSSISEPPPVRDSHPIRPLVLPDLPQRSDGDQVMVDVPP